In Maridesulfovibrio frigidus DSM 17176, a genomic segment contains:
- the ispE gene encoding 4-(cytidine 5'-diphospho)-2-C-methyl-D-erythritol kinase, giving the protein MNKTATILTAPAKVNLYLKIVGKRADGYHELDTLFHPFPALADTLAITEKDEGCSIHCADFDLPAEDNLIYKAWDKYAEATGFRPGLHIELTKKTPTGAGLGGGSSDAATMLRYLNNHPKSPGMEHAQINALAAKLGADVPFFLLDGPAWAKGIGEELTPCEVDLVGLTALLVCPDVHVNTAWAYKAWSNVDPIKNPQKKDSFYLTTSPCGNNKAASKTRATLFNDFERVVLPEFSVIRETKEFLLKSGACGAVMSGSGASVISFFKDKALAEKTASELNAKNVDSVIHIF; this is encoded by the coding sequence ATGAACAAAACAGCAACAATTCTTACAGCACCGGCGAAGGTGAATCTTTACCTGAAAATTGTCGGCAAAAGAGCTGATGGTTATCACGAACTGGACACCCTGTTTCATCCTTTTCCTGCGCTTGCGGACACGCTTGCAATCACCGAAAAAGATGAAGGATGCAGTATTCATTGTGCTGACTTCGACCTTCCGGCTGAAGACAACCTTATATATAAAGCGTGGGATAAATATGCTGAAGCTACGGGATTCAGACCCGGACTTCATATTGAGCTTACCAAAAAAACACCCACCGGAGCAGGCCTCGGTGGCGGAAGTTCAGACGCGGCAACAATGCTACGCTACCTGAATAATCACCCCAAAAGCCCTGGTATGGAACATGCTCAAATTAATGCACTTGCGGCTAAACTTGGCGCCGATGTTCCCTTCTTCCTGCTTGATGGCCCTGCATGGGCAAAAGGAATCGGCGAAGAGCTGACTCCTTGCGAGGTTGACCTTGTGGGACTTACTGCGCTACTAGTCTGCCCCGATGTTCATGTGAATACCGCGTGGGCTTATAAAGCATGGAGCAATGTAGATCCTATCAAGAATCCACAAAAAAAAGATTCATTTTACTTGACAACTTCACCTTGCGGTAATAACAAAGCGGCCTCCAAAACGAGGGCAACTTTGTTCAATGACTTTGAGCGCGTTGTCCTCCCTGAGTTTTCTGTTATAAGGGAAACTAAGGAATTTCTGTTGAAGAGTGGAGCCTGCGGAGCGGTTATGAGCGGAAGTGGTGCAAGCGTTATATCTTTTTTTAAAGATAAAGCCTTAGCGGAAAAAACAGCTTCTGAATTAAACGCTAAGAATGTTGACTCTGTAATTCATATCTTTTAG
- a CDS encoding Do family serine endopeptidase, which yields MNSKRLLGVFTLITLMMLPVSAMANGLPTFVELAKKCGPSVVFISTVNTVKQDGSTQNKFHSSPGQKNPLEDFFKQFEDRFKGNSPKQKRKQGGLGTGFIISADGYIVTNNHVVASADIVKVKLQNADREYTAKLIGLDKETDLALLKIDAGKKLPFLSFANSDKAQVGEWVMAIGNPFGLGHTVTKGIISAKGRIIGAGPFDNFIQTDASINPGNSGGPLIDMKGKVLGINTMILANGQGIGFAIPSNMAENVISQLKTNNKVSRGWLGVTIQDADANTAKALGLSSKTGALVSSVNPGDPADKGGMKVGDVILEVGGAKIDDTNDLLRTIAALLPGKKVDVQVWRKGQAKNLLVTLGERNGKTVVAVKDFGPKAKQETVEELGLVARSIDREAEAKALGLAKMEGLLVIEVQPNTPAEEAAIAVGDAILEANQHKVNTIEDLRKIINSEGKERGLVMLLIKRQGRNIFRTIELAPKKTAE from the coding sequence ATGAATTCCAAGCGACTTTTAGGTGTTTTTACTCTTATCACTTTAATGATGCTCCCCGTCTCTGCAATGGCAAACGGGCTACCCACTTTTGTTGAGCTCGCAAAAAAATGCGGCCCTTCAGTTGTTTTCATCAGCACTGTAAACACAGTGAAGCAAGACGGCTCCACGCAAAACAAATTCCACTCCTCTCCCGGACAGAAAAATCCTCTTGAGGACTTTTTTAAACAATTCGAAGACAGATTTAAAGGCAACAGTCCTAAGCAGAAACGTAAGCAAGGCGGCCTCGGAACCGGCTTTATCATCTCCGCTGACGGATATATTGTAACAAATAATCACGTTGTAGCTTCAGCCGATATAGTTAAAGTTAAGCTTCAGAATGCTGATCGCGAATACACGGCTAAACTTATCGGACTTGATAAGGAAACAGATCTTGCTCTGTTAAAAATTGATGCAGGAAAGAAACTTCCCTTCCTTAGTTTTGCAAATTCAGACAAAGCACAGGTTGGAGAATGGGTTATGGCTATAGGTAATCCATTCGGACTTGGTCATACCGTGACTAAAGGCATTATCAGCGCGAAAGGCCGCATCATTGGTGCAGGACCATTCGATAACTTCATCCAGACTGATGCTAGCATTAACCCCGGCAACAGTGGTGGACCACTAATCGACATGAAAGGTAAAGTGCTCGGCATTAACACCATGATACTTGCCAACGGTCAGGGAATCGGCTTTGCCATTCCAAGCAACATGGCTGAAAATGTAATATCGCAGCTTAAGACAAACAATAAAGTCAGCCGCGGCTGGCTTGGCGTAACGATACAGGACGCTGATGCTAATACTGCCAAAGCTCTCGGACTTTCCAGCAAAACAGGTGCTCTCGTAAGCTCTGTTAACCCTGGAGATCCAGCTGACAAAGGCGGCATGAAAGTCGGTGATGTCATATTAGAAGTAGGCGGCGCAAAAATTGACGACACCAACGACTTGCTTCGCACAATAGCAGCTCTTCTTCCCGGCAAGAAAGTCGACGTTCAGGTATGGCGCAAAGGCCAGGCTAAGAACCTGCTTGTCACCCTTGGCGAAAGAAACGGTAAAACAGTTGTAGCCGTTAAGGATTTCGGTCCTAAAGCCAAGCAGGAAACAGTTGAAGAGCTAGGCCTTGTTGCTCGCTCCATTGACCGTGAAGCCGAAGCTAAGGCTCTAGGATTAGCCAAAATGGAAGGTTTACTTGTGATCGAAGTACAGCCGAACACTCCAGCTGAAGAAGCCGCTATAGCGGTAGGCGATGCGATTCTGGAAGCTAACCAGCATAAAGTCAACACTATTGAAGATCTTCGCAAGATCATCAATAGCGAAGGCAAAGAACGTGGACTTGTGATGCTTCTAATTAAGCGTCAGGGAAGAAACATATTCCGCACCATCGAACTTGCCCCGAAAAAGACGGCTGAATAA
- a CDS encoding FkbM family methyltransferase: MDSELLHKFIGKVEKETYEQFQEVEELFCSKDFYLEKVGDWFVVRFSSILGYMPFWKYEPMTRYSFQFKAWECKIGSARFYTSVCPFFEFVCELRGYTLPGTVSADSTVVDAGPWNGISGMYFSAAAKAGKVIFLEPDNQSADFIGADIGKNNFANCELVRKALYTRSGEVSFQHKSGGESCINEGDSLTESGSEAERDSDSFIVEAITLNDLIADYAPKGVEFFKMDIEGAEVDIAYDIALYISDNPKSWAAIASYHEVGEGRSSHILEEKFAAYPNLVFKTAYPYHETTFVANVKNEAVANNIRKMTSFTVGWKAINKDVERQGG, encoded by the coding sequence ATGGATAGCGAACTTTTACACAAGTTTATTGGCAAGGTCGAAAAAGAAACTTACGAGCAGTTTCAGGAAGTTGAAGAGCTGTTTTGCTCTAAAGACTTTTATCTTGAGAAAGTAGGAGATTGGTTTGTAGTCCGATTTTCTTCCATTTTAGGCTATATGCCCTTTTGGAAATATGAGCCAATGACCCGCTATTCCTTTCAATTTAAAGCGTGGGAATGTAAAATAGGTTCGGCCAGATTTTATACGTCCGTTTGTCCTTTTTTTGAATTTGTGTGTGAGCTTAGAGGGTATACATTGCCCGGCACTGTTAGCGCGGATTCGACTGTTGTGGATGCCGGCCCGTGGAATGGTATTTCGGGTATGTATTTCAGTGCCGCAGCAAAGGCAGGAAAGGTTATCTTTCTGGAACCGGACAATCAGAGCGCAGATTTTATAGGCGCAGATATCGGTAAGAATAATTTTGCGAACTGTGAACTTGTTAGAAAAGCTCTCTATACTAGAAGTGGTGAAGTAAGCTTTCAGCACAAATCTGGCGGAGAAAGCTGTATTAATGAAGGTGATTCGCTCACTGAATCTGGTTCGGAAGCTGAAAGAGATTCTGATTCATTTATAGTTGAAGCGATTACTTTAAATGATCTTATTGCAGATTATGCTCCTAAAGGTGTAGAATTTTTCAAAATGGACATAGAGGGCGCTGAGGTCGATATCGCGTATGATATAGCACTCTACATTAGCGATAATCCAAAGTCGTGGGCGGCAATAGCCTCATATCATGAAGTGGGAGAGGGGCGGAGCTCGCATATACTGGAAGAGAAATTTGCAGCGTATCCTAATCTAGTTTTTAAAACGGCTTATCCATATCATGAGACAACTTTTGTAGCGAATGTGAAGAATGAAGCTGTCGCAAATAATATTAGGAAAATGACTAGTTTTACCGTTGGCTGGAAAGCTATAAATAAGGATGTTGAAAGGCAGGGCGGATGA
- the pth gene encoding aminoacyl-tRNA hydrolase, whose product MEYKALIVGLGNPGPEYATTRHNIGFILADALVELAKSRKSMRFKELSASSNYELFSMSLAGNNILVTKPLTYMNLSGNAVGSICGKNSISVKDVIVVHDELDLPQGRMKFKRGGGNNGHRGLLSIQEVMKSPDFLRIRIGIGRPEFSSQVKDYVLEEFSAKELNVSNQMVHAVIKGLDLYFRRGQGPATQFMHTFEPDES is encoded by the coding sequence ATGGAATACAAAGCGCTTATCGTAGGACTCGGAAACCCCGGCCCGGAATACGCCACAACTCGCCACAACATCGGCTTTATCCTAGCTGACGCGCTCGTGGAGCTGGCCAAATCCCGAAAAAGTATGCGCTTCAAAGAGCTGAGTGCTTCAAGTAACTACGAACTTTTCAGTATGTCACTTGCAGGTAATAATATTCTTGTTACCAAGCCGCTTACTTACATGAACCTAAGTGGAAACGCGGTCGGTTCCATTTGCGGCAAAAATTCCATTTCTGTTAAAGACGTTATCGTTGTTCACGATGAGCTTGACCTTCCGCAAGGAAGAATGAAGTTCAAACGAGGCGGCGGTAATAATGGCCATAGAGGGTTACTATCTATTCAGGAAGTCATGAAATCCCCGGACTTTTTAAGAATTAGAATAGGGATCGGGCGACCAGAATTTTCATCACAAGTTAAGGATTACGTTCTTGAAGAATTCAGCGCGAAAGAACTGAATGTATCTAATCAAATGGTTCACGCGGTAATCAAAGGACTAGACTTATATTTCAGGCGAGGACAAGGTCCTGCTACGCAATTCATGCATACCTTCGAGCCGGATGAAAGTTAA
- a CDS encoding peroxiredoxin-like family protein — protein MPNLSEQIADYEVEKEKKVPKEILDVMNKATTELKSSGIEEQSLQTGRKAPAFKIKNHLGEERSLSELIESGPVVLSFYRGGWCPYCNLELAALQRALPEIEAAGAKLVAISPETPDNSLSTREKNEIAFDVLYDEGNKVAESYGLVFTLSDDLRPIYDKFGINIPEFNGEDTFKLPVPATYVISTHGIVAYHFVDADYTKRLEPSDIIKALKEI, from the coding sequence ATGCCTAACTTATCTGAGCAAATTGCTGATTATGAAGTAGAAAAAGAAAAAAAAGTTCCAAAAGAAATACTGGACGTGATGAACAAAGCTACTACTGAGTTGAAAAGTTCAGGTATCGAAGAACAAAGTTTGCAGACCGGCCGCAAGGCGCCAGCATTTAAAATTAAAAACCATCTTGGTGAAGAACGATCCCTTTCTGAACTAATTGAAAGCGGACCTGTAGTGCTTAGCTTTTACAGAGGTGGTTGGTGCCCTTACTGCAACTTAGAGTTGGCAGCCCTTCAACGTGCTCTTCCAGAAATTGAAGCTGCAGGCGCAAAGCTTGTAGCGATATCTCCGGAAACACCGGACAATTCTCTTTCCACTCGCGAAAAGAACGAAATTGCATTTGATGTGCTCTATGACGAAGGCAATAAAGTCGCAGAATCGTATGGGCTAGTTTTCACACTCAGCGATGACCTGCGTCCCATATACGATAAATTCGGGATTAATATACCCGAATTTAATGGTGAAGATACGTTCAAACTCCCGGTCCCAGCTACATATGTTATCAGCACTCACGGCATAGTCGCTTACCACTTTGTGGATGCCGACTACACTAAACGTCTTGAACCAAGTGATATAATAAAAGCTTTAAAAGAAATTTAA
- a CDS encoding 50S ribosomal protein L25 has translation MSEKVTFVAEKREKTGKCQNRRLRVAGKIPAVFYSQEGENVILSVNEIEFTKMYRKIGTTQLFNLEFEGKTHDTLIWKAQMDPVRPRINHIDFLGVAPKKPLKIKVPVVLEGTAPGIKLGGQMTIYRETLEVFCSAETIPAKIIVNIDGMNVQDTVFVNDVKLADGARINSDSNFALVRCVAGRTVSDDDGEETAEETE, from the coding sequence ATGTCAGAAAAAGTAACTTTCGTAGCTGAAAAGCGCGAGAAAACTGGTAAATGTCAGAACCGTCGTCTACGTGTCGCTGGTAAAATTCCTGCAGTATTTTACTCTCAGGAAGGCGAAAACGTAATCCTTTCCGTAAACGAAATCGAATTCACTAAGATGTACCGCAAAATCGGTACAACTCAGCTTTTCAATCTTGAGTTCGAAGGAAAAACACACGACACATTGATCTGGAAAGCGCAGATGGATCCAGTTCGTCCTCGCATCAACCACATCGATTTCCTCGGAGTAGCTCCTAAGAAGCCTCTGAAGATCAAAGTTCCTGTTGTTCTCGAAGGAACAGCACCTGGTATTAAACTAGGTGGACAGATGACAATTTACCGCGAAACACTTGAAGTGTTTTGTTCAGCAGAAACAATTCCAGCTAAAATCATTGTCAACATTGATGGCATGAATGTTCAGGACACTGTTTTTGTTAATGATGTTAAACTAGCTGATGGTGCTAGAATTAACTCCGACAGCAACTTTGCTCTAGTTCGTTGTGTAGCTGGTAGAACAGTTTCCGATGATGATGGCGAAGAAACAGCAGAAGAAACCGAATAG
- a CDS encoding alpha/beta hydrolase, whose product MNTSARTILSILCLIIIASSVATNSFADSESDFDAHESFAKIHFNDNEMDFAFALILGATMNHGCEIGEAFYTASNIKEGSAESWQKEWINMAKRVEKRGKESLAAGHKVSAREQFQRASYYYRAALISMMPADPAFKKTADQSRNMLKEAGILFDPPLEYIEIPFEGSVLPGFYRKAPNSDKPAKTLIMLGGGETFAEDLVFYIAPQAFDRGYNFITVDLPGQGLLPLEGKVFRADANVPIKAIVDYVLAKPETDHERVAAYGISGGGGFVPIAAENDPRIKAIAMNSAVVDAYPLFASMPVASATKEIVEGWSSFKQNTVKAIAWRWGVEMNDIPGLVAANKGFSFNPEKVDCPALIIVGEGEYANEEVKRQQKLCFKKLPNKRKKFVMTPKNEGASNHCITENRSVMSQVVFDFFDDVFK is encoded by the coding sequence ATGAACACTTCTGCACGCACCATCCTTTCAATTTTATGCCTGATTATCATAGCAAGCTCAGTTGCTACCAACAGCTTTGCCGACTCGGAAAGCGACTTCGACGCGCATGAATCATTTGCCAAAATCCATTTTAATGACAACGAAATGGATTTTGCTTTTGCCCTGATTTTAGGAGCAACAATGAATCATGGCTGCGAAATAGGTGAAGCCTTTTACACAGCATCAAACATCAAAGAAGGTAGCGCTGAAAGCTGGCAGAAAGAATGGATCAATATGGCTAAGCGGGTTGAAAAAAGGGGTAAAGAATCCCTTGCCGCAGGCCATAAGGTCAGTGCGCGTGAACAATTTCAACGCGCTTCATATTATTATCGTGCAGCACTTATATCCATGATGCCTGCTGACCCTGCATTCAAAAAAACCGCCGACCAAAGCAGAAATATGTTGAAGGAAGCAGGAATCCTTTTCGATCCTCCTTTAGAATACATTGAGATTCCTTTTGAAGGTTCAGTACTGCCCGGCTTCTATCGCAAAGCGCCCAATAGTGATAAACCCGCAAAGACACTCATAATGCTCGGAGGAGGCGAAACCTTTGCCGAAGACCTCGTTTTTTATATTGCGCCGCAAGCTTTTGACAGAGGCTACAATTTCATAACAGTTGATCTACCGGGTCAGGGATTGCTTCCACTCGAGGGTAAAGTATTTCGTGCTGATGCGAACGTACCGATCAAAGCGATTGTTGATTACGTTCTTGCAAAACCTGAAACCGATCATGAAAGGGTCGCTGCATACGGAATCAGTGGCGGAGGAGGTTTCGTACCCATAGCGGCTGAGAATGATCCACGCATAAAAGCAATTGCGATGAACAGCGCGGTTGTTGATGCATATCCTCTTTTCGCATCTATGCCTGTGGCTTCAGCAACTAAAGAGATTGTGGAAGGATGGTCATCATTCAAGCAGAATACCGTGAAAGCAATTGCATGGCGCTGGGGAGTGGAAATGAATGATATTCCCGGACTTGTCGCTGCAAATAAAGGGTTCTCTTTCAACCCTGAAAAGGTTGATTGTCCGGCACTTATTATAGTCGGCGAAGGCGAATATGCAAATGAAGAAGTTAAACGCCAGCAAAAACTATGTTTCAAAAAATTGCCGAACAAGCGCAAGAAATTTGTTATGACTCCCAAAAATGAAGGCGCATCTAATCACTGTATAACTGAAAACCGCAGTGTAATGAGTCAGGTTGTTTTTGATTTCTTTGATGATGTTTTTAAATAG
- a CDS encoding ribose-phosphate diphosphokinase, with protein sequence MNGELKIISGSSNVPLAEAICDHLGSRLTPCLREKFSDGEIRLEIQDNVRGCDVFVVQSTCDPVNFHFMELCLMLDALKRASARRVTAVVPYYGYARQDRKVSPRAPISAKLMADFLTVAGMHRMVTIDLHAGQIQGFFNLPVDNIYAAPVLLDELRHRKEDMVMVSPDAGGTERARAYGKRLNAGLAIVDKRRDAPNQAQAMNVIGEVSGKTCVVIDDMIDTAGTICQAAKVLMDHGAKEVIACATHPVLSGPAIDRLCAAPFSEVIVTNTLPVPDDKLKCGKIKVMSVAGLLAKCIHNVHTESSVSVLFV encoded by the coding sequence ATGAACGGTGAACTCAAGATTATCAGCGGCTCGTCTAATGTACCTTTAGCAGAAGCAATCTGTGACCACCTCGGTAGTCGCCTAACACCTTGCCTTCGCGAAAAATTCAGCGACGGAGAAATCCGCCTCGAAATCCAAGACAACGTTCGTGGCTGTGACGTATTCGTAGTCCAGTCCACTTGCGACCCTGTCAACTTTCATTTTATGGAATTATGCCTCATGCTGGACGCTCTCAAACGCGCAAGCGCACGCAGAGTAACAGCGGTTGTTCCTTATTACGGATACGCAAGACAGGACAGAAAAGTATCTCCGCGCGCGCCAATCAGCGCAAAACTAATGGCAGACTTTTTGACTGTAGCGGGCATGCACCGCATGGTCACAATTGATTTGCACGCAGGACAGATTCAGGGATTCTTCAATCTACCTGTTGACAATATTTATGCAGCTCCAGTTCTTCTCGATGAACTACGCCACCGTAAAGAAGACATGGTTATGGTTTCCCCTGACGCAGGCGGAACTGAACGTGCCAGAGCTTACGGAAAACGCCTGAACGCAGGATTAGCTATCGTTGATAAACGTCGCGATGCACCAAATCAGGCACAGGCAATGAACGTAATCGGAGAAGTTTCAGGAAAAACATGTGTAGTCATAGATGATATGATCGACACAGCCGGAACCATATGTCAGGCAGCTAAAGTACTTATGGATCATGGCGCAAAGGAAGTAATTGCCTGCGCTACTCATCCAGTTCTTTCCGGCCCGGCAATTGACAGACTCTGTGCAGCACCTTTTTCCGAGGTGATTGTAACAAACACATTGCCTGTCCCAGACGATAAGTTGAAATGCGGTAAAATCAAGGTCATGTCTGTAGCCGGACTCCTTGCTAAATGCATTCATAACGTTCACACCGAATCTTCGGTTAGCGTACTCTTCGTTTAA